The DNA window GCGTTGACTTGGCCGCAGGAGCGCCCACCGCTCGTACAGCATTGCGGGATGCCGGATTCCGCTTCGGCAACGACGTCGTTGCCGCCGCCGTGAAGGCCCGTAAGGACGCTGTCCGCGCGCTGTCCGGAACGACCGCCTAATGAACCTAGTCCGCACGTCATCCTCGGACGCTGCACGCGCGGGCAGGCGGCACCAGCCGGGGCCGCAGCCGCGGTCGACAACGTTGGCGCGACCGGCTGGTGCCGAAACTTCGGTTTGAGGAGGAGCCAGAATGGACGAGCACTACTTGAGAACCATGGCCGCGCACCAGGCGCTGATCCAGGTGAGCGATAACCCTAGCCAGTTCCGCGGCGTATCACCGTCTGCGCGCCTAATGGACCAGGCGTATCGAGCCTGGCGCGACCAGAAGTACGGCCCGGCAGTCGGCATGGACATCATGCGGGTGCCGTTCTAAACGAATGGTGCGGAACACTCACCTTCGCGGCCGCCAGGGTTTCATACAACTAGGAATCGGGGCAGCGTCACCGTCCCCGGTTGGTCACCGTCACGCCGTCCGTAGGGCGCAATTCCGTCACGAACGACCTCCTTGTCCGGCGTGCATCTTAAACCTGGATCGCCACCGCCGTATGCTTCCAACGATGGCGGCCTTCGTAACGTGTGAGTGTGCCTAGTGCGCGACCACGACGTACGCGTCGCCCTGCGGAACCATCTCGTCGTTGAGCATGCCAACGACTCGTCGACCCGAGTCATGGAAGAACTCGGGTTGTGTGAGGAAGTCAGAGTTGACTTCGCGGTCATCAATGGGGCCTTCACTGGATTCGAACTCAAGAGCGAACGCGACACCCTTGCTCGCCTTCCTAGGCAGGAGGCGACCTACAGCCGCGTGTTCGATTATGTGTACTTGGTGGCCGCCGGCAACCACATCGACCGGGCCCAGCAACTAATCCCATCGTGGTGGGGGATCGTAACGGCGCTGCCTACCACCACTAGCGGCGTTTCTCTGCGTTTCGATCGGGTAGCGATCGAAAACCCGACAGTCGATGCGTCGGCGGTCGTCCAGTTGTTATGGCGCGACGAGGCACTCGCGATCTTGGCGCGAATGGGAGCAGACCGAGGAGTCCGGTCAAAGCCACGCGCAGAAGTATGGGAGAGGCTCATCGAAACACTGAACGTGGCCGATTTGCGTAGCGAAGTACGAGAAGTACTTAAGGCGCGCCCTGGGTGGCGAGAGAATCCAAAACGACGTGGAAGTGTCGTGACATCGCGGCTCTCAGGTACGACCCCGCGTTTCCTGGCCCGTCGGATCCATTAGCCACATTATTGATGTACTGGTCGCCGGGGCTGAAATCGGCCCCGCCAAAGTAATTCGCCCTTACGACATCTCGCGCCAATGCGACGTACTGGGGACTTGGATCACGTCTCTGCTGCGCACGATGCACCCGCCACTCGCCAGGCAGCGCATAGCGGATATTGGGTATAGGAGCGTAAGGAGTATCCGCGTACGTCGGGACGCCAACTCCGTAATCAGCGAACGTCAATTCACGATCCCGCCAAGTGGACGTGAGATATGTGAAAGATGCAGCATCGGTTCGTGGAATCGAACCGACAGTGCCGGGCGCGATAATATTGCCAACTACTTCAGGGAACGCAGAGAATGCAACGACTAGGCTTCTCCAATCCTGCAGGTAGGGAAGGATTGCCAGAACACTCGAGGTCACTGACGCCTGAACGGCCGGGCCACCGTCGACAAGACCTGCGTCGATCACGAGATCACAGTTAGCTGAAGGGACTTCGCACGCTGCCAACACGTCGTCGATGTCGGATGTAAGGCCATCGCGGCCAGCAGCCAAGGCGTCTTCGCAGTCAAGCCGTAATACCAGTCCTCGACGGTCGCGGCCGGTGATAGTGCGCACTGCATCAAGCACCGCCGCGTCGTCACTGGTTGTGACAACCGGTACGGCGACCCGGTTCCCGTCCCGAAGGGTCGCAAAGCTCTGCGCGACTTCCGCTACCCACTCGGCATCTTCGATGCCTGTGACGTTCAATGGGTGCACCCAAATCACGTCGTCTGAATGTGGCCAAGTACGGATAACAGCCGAAGCCTTCTCCGCCGTCGGCATTTCGATAAGCGGTACGAACGACTTCGGACTCGTTGACTGAATCGCTAGCAGTTCGCCCTGCTTCGCCTTCAGAATCGCCACGTACATCCGATTGGTCAATGATGTGCCAGCGTGAACCATTGGAGCCCTTCCCGGTAAATACCCGACGGCGATCATAAGCCACGTGGTTAATCAACTGGGTAGTTTTCTCCGAGTGGTA is part of the Mycobacterium mantenii genome and encodes:
- a CDS encoding sce7726 family protein; the protein is MRDHDVRVALRNHLVVEHANDSSTRVMEELGLCEEVRVDFAVINGAFTGFELKSERDTLARLPRQEATYSRVFDYVYLVAAGNHIDRAQQLIPSWWGIVTALPTTTSGVSLRFDRVAIENPTVDASAVVQLLWRDEALAILARMGADRGVRSKPRAEVWERLIETLNVADLRSEVREVLKARPGWRENPKRRGSVVTSRLSGTTPRFLARRIH
- a CDS encoding beta family protein, with the translated sequence MAILKAKQGELLAIQSTSPKSFVPLIEMPTAEKASAVIRTWPHSDDVIWVHPLNVTGIEDAEWVAEVAQSFATLRDGNRVAVPVVTTSDDAAVLDAVRTITGRDRRGLVLRLDCEDALAAGRDGLTSDIDDVLAACEVPSANCDLVIDAGLVDGGPAVQASVTSSVLAILPYLQDWRSLVVAFSAFPEVVGNIIAPGTVGSIPRTDAASFTYLTSTWRDRELTFADYGVGVPTYADTPYAPIPNIRYALPGEWRVHRAQQRRDPSPQYVALARDVVRANYFGGADFSPGDQYINNVANGSDGPGNAGSYLRAAMSRHFHVVLDSLATQGAP